The DNA region GGTCAGTTCAGCGCCACGCGGGCGTTGGCGGGGTAGTGGTACAGCGTGACGGCCGGGGCCGTCAGCTCCCCCTTGGGCGTGAACGACACGTTGGCGGTCACCCCCTTGTAGTTGGTCTTGGCGATGAACGGCGTGTACTTGCGCGGGTCGACCGAGTCGGCGCGCTTCATGGCGTCCACCAGCACCATGGCCGCGTCGTAGGCGTAGGGGCTGTAGATCTGGAACTGGCCGGGGAACTTGGCGTCGTAGCGTTTCTTCCATTCGGCGCCGCCTTGCATCTTGGTGACCGAGGCACCGCCCGTGGCGCAGGTCACGTTCTTGAGCGCGGCCACCTTGCTGGCCAGCTCGGGCAGCTTCTCGGTGCACAGTGCGTCGCCGCCGAAGTACTTCACCTGGCCCAGGCCCAGCTGCTCCATCTGGCGCAGCATGGGGCCGGCCTGCGCGTCCAGGCCGCCGTAGAAGATGCCGTCGGGCTTCTTGTTCTTGAGCGAAGTGAGGATGGCCATGAAGTCCGTGGCCTTGTCGTTGGTGAACTCCTCGCCCACCACCGTCAGGCCCTTCTGCTGCGCCGTGGCCTTGAACACCTGCGCCACCCCCTGGCCGTAGGCCGTGCGGTCGTCGATGATGGCCACGGTCTTGAGCTTGAGGTGGTCGGCCGCGTAGATGGCCAGTGCCGCGCCCAGGGCGCTGTCATTGGCGATCAGGCGGAAGGCGGTCTTGTAGCCGGGCTTGGTCAGGTCGGGGTTGGTGGCCGACGCCGTGATGTGCGGCAGGTCGCACTTGTCGTAGATGGTGGATGCAGGAATCGACGTGCCCGACTGCAGGTGGCCCACCACGCCGGCCACCTTGAAGTCGCACAGCTTCTGCGCCACGGCCGTGGCCTGGCGCGGGTCGCCGGCGTCGTCTTCGGCGGCCAGCTCGAACTTGATCTTCTTGCCGCCGATCACCAGGTTCTGCGTGTTCAGCTCGTCCACCGCCATGCGCACGCCGTTCTCGGTGTCCTTGCCGATGTGGGCGATGCCGCCCGACACGGGGCCGGCGTGGCCGATCTTGACGGTCTGGACTTCCTGGGCGGAAGCGGCACCTGCGGCCAGGGCGCAGGCGATGGCGGTCAGCGCCAGGGGCGAGCGCAGGCGGGAAACGTTGGACGGCACGTTCATTCGATC from Paracidovorax wautersii includes:
- a CDS encoding branched-chain amino acid ABC transporter substrate-binding protein, coding for MNVPSNVSRLRSPLALTAIACALAAGAASAQEVQTVKIGHAGPVSGGIAHIGKDTENGVRMAVDELNTQNLVIGGKKIKFELAAEDDAGDPRQATAVAQKLCDFKVAGVVGHLQSGTSIPASTIYDKCDLPHITASATNPDLTKPGYKTAFRLIANDSALGAALAIYAADHLKLKTVAIIDDRTAYGQGVAQVFKATAQQKGLTVVGEEFTNDKATDFMAILTSLKNKKPDGIFYGGLDAQAGPMLRQMEQLGLGQVKYFGGDALCTEKLPELASKVAALKNVTCATGGASVTKMQGGAEWKKRYDAKFPGQFQIYSPYAYDAAMVLVDAMKRADSVDPRKYTPFIAKTNYKGVTANVSFTPKGELTAPAVTLYHYPANARVALN